Sequence from the Primulina huaijiensis isolate GDHJ02 chromosome 16, ASM1229523v2, whole genome shotgun sequence genome:
TGCTTCATCTTTTCATAAATCTCGAAAGCTTTATTTGTTTCCTTTGCCTTTGCCAAAGCTTTTATTATAATCGTGTAAGTCACAACACTAGGAGATAATCCATCTTTCCGCATTTGTTCCAAAGTAGCATCGACATTACGAAAATCTTTTTCGATACAGTAGGTTGCAATGAAGTGCGTGTACGTAATCAAATCAGGAGCAAATCCATAGGCTTTCATCTCATTCATGGTATTTATAGCTTTGGCTATCTGTCCAGATTTGCACCAACCATGAATTAACACATTGTAAGTCTGTAAATTTGGAGGAATGAGTTCCTTAAAATCCAAAAGCAAGCCCTCCGCATGCTCAACACTTCCTTCTTTCACCAACGCATCCATCAATAAATTCATGGACATTAAATCTTGTTTGACTCCAAATAATTCCATTTTCCTGAATGCTTCTACAGCATCCTCATAGTTACCAGCTTTAGCCAGACGTCTCATGACTTTAGACATAGTATCCAATGTGACATATGGTCCCAAACTTTTCATTTCTTCCACCAATTCCCACATAAGGTCAAATTTCTTCATTTTCCCCAAATTGTCTACCATCAAGTTATACAGTTCAGGCGAATGAGGAATTCCATTTTGTAAAGCAGACCACTTAAAAAATCCTAAAGCTGCTATCCACTCATAGCTAAATCTCTTCAATGTGTGCTCGATCAAGCACTGGGATAAGTCAACATCACAGTCATTTAACGTTTTCACAACCATATCGTGGGACTTAAACTGATTCTTTAGAAGCTTACTTATTTTTTCAACATCACTTTCGAAGAAACCATTTTCAACGCTTTTCACATCAACTTCCTGCTTGTCAATCTTGTGATTCTCTATCCAATACGATATTGAAGGAGGCACAAAGTCATCATCCTCTTGATTTCTAGTAGCTGTGACATTACCAGGAACTGTAACCCAATGAGGAAGCTCAGGTGTTTCATTAGTGTCAGATTTACCTTTAGCCGTAAGTGGCTCGAGCACAAAGTTAATACCTATATCAACATTACTATAATATCTTCCACAACATTTGAAATACATCCGAGTCCCGAGTAGCCAAAAAGAATAGAAATGCTTCAACTTCGATTGC
This genomic interval carries:
- the LOC140961620 gene encoding uncharacterized protein, which codes for MQSKLKHFYSFWLLGTRMYFKCCGRYYSNVDIGINFVLEPLTAKGKSDTNETPELPHWVTVPGNVTATRNQEDDDFVPPSISYWIENHKIDKQEVDVKSVENGFFESDVEKISKLLKNQFKSHDMVVKTLNDCDVDLSQCLIEHTLKRFSYEWIAALGFFKWSALQNGIPHSPELYNLMVDNLGKMKKFDLMWELVEEMKSLGPYVTLDTMSKVMRRLAKAGNYEDAVEAFRKMELFGVKQDLMSMNLLMDALVKEGSVEHAEGLLLDFKELIPPNLQTYNVLIHGWCKSGQIAKAINTMNEMKAYGFAPDLITYTHFIATYCIEKDFRNVDATLEQMRKDGLSPSVVTYTIIIKALAKAKETNKAFEIYEKMKQNNCSPDAAFYGVFINALSATGRLKDSEDVFENMSKQGVVPDVYSYNIVITNAAKYLQEEKALTLLQKMEENHIKPDLNTYAPLLKMCCKLKRMKVLAFLLSHMFRNDVSIDLGTYTLLVSQLCRSEKLDYACSFFEELVIKGFVPMDCTYKKLVEKLEKGGMHREKHRIEKLMLSARQQDQSSLTLNN